In Bombus terrestris chromosome 6, iyBomTerr1.2, whole genome shotgun sequence, a single window of DNA contains:
- the LOC100651759 gene encoding syntaxin-5 has translation MSSRDRTNEFVKAVRTMEVRTVAKSSVLQNPRRARQLHSYSNFMMNAKSIGKNIASTYAKLEKLALVAKRKSIFNDRQMEIEELTNMIKTDLKSLNHQIGKLQELSKKQREKYGASQSHHMASHSSSIVMALQSKLANMSNHFKSVLEVRSENMREEQSRRQQFTQGTVSTMLPPSVTGKQGSLLLQEENSPSSVAIDLEPAMGQLVMQRAIQDDTDAYLQSRAETMQNIESTIVELGGIFQQLAHMVKEQEEMVERIDSNIEDTELNVEAAHAEILRYFQSVTNNRWLMIKIFAVLIFFFIFFVVFLA, from the exons ATGTCGTCGCGCGACAGGACTAATGAATTTGTTAAAGCTGTTCGAACGATGGAAGTCAGAACCGTGGCAAAATCCTCGGTTCTGCAAAATCCTCGTCGGGCACGCCAATTACACAGTTACTCGAATTTCATGATGAACGCTAAGAGCATTGGAAAAAATATAGCGAGCACATATGCTAAGTTAGAAAAACTTGCTCTAG TGGCAAAAAGGAAGTCTATATTCAATGACAGACAAATGGAAATTGAAGAATTAACAAACATGATAAAAACAGATTTAAAAAGTTTGAATCATCAAATAGGAAAACTACAAGAACTTAGTAAAAAGCAACGGGAAAAATATGGTGCATCTCAAAGTCATCACATGGCTTCACATTCATCTTCAATTGTTATGGCCTTACAATCAAAACTAGCAAACATGTCAAATCATTTTAAAAGTGTACTTGAAGTGAGATCAGAG AATATGAGAGAAGAACAAAGTAGAAGGCAACAATTTACTCAAGGAACTGTATCCACCATGTTACCTCCAAGTGTAACTGGAAAACAAGGTTCATTGTTGTTACAAGAAGAAAATTCTCCTTCTTCTGTGGCTATCGATCTAGAGCCAGCAATGGGACAACTAGTAATGCAACGTGCGATACAAGATGACACT GACGCTTACCTTCAATCAAGAGCAGAAACAATGCAAAACATAGAATCAACTATAGTTGAACTTGGAGGAATTTTCCAACAATTAGCACACATGGTTAAAGAACAAGAAGAAATGGTAGAAAG GATAGATAGCAATATAGAAGATACAGAATTAAATGTAGAAGCTGCACATGCagaaattttaagatatttcCAATCCGTAACTAATAACAGATGGTTAATGATAAAGATCTTCGCggttcttatatttttctttatattttttgtagtatttttggcataa